A genomic segment from Segniliparus rotundus DSM 44985 encodes:
- a CDS encoding Rieske 2Fe-2S domain-containing protein, giving the protein MPARPKAIFHPSSVVRDAQADTYPMPFVPFGWYAVLRSKELPRNKLASLHYFGKALIAFRGPDGKATVRDAYCPHYGAHLGGGKLVDGTVECPFHGWRFDAQGACVLAPFSQRTPKVSIAGLPVLEHSGLIFVYVGPGEPAWEPKPIPETVSHQFASPIDDRVRVRVHIQEMRENIVDESHFHYIHKQSEPPIQNLQPDGPFAELRGRIRRSVLGFELDNTFDCSMYGPGVMVVRTHGRALSVTAIALTTPVDDTTSEIRMLYLLRKPAKAPFLVPLYKFLFKRLAFPEVRHEMRIWDMKIHQPRPVMLPHENGIKALRRWYKQFYPVSSDAS; this is encoded by the coding sequence ATGCCAGCCCGGCCAAAAGCCATCTTCCATCCTTCGTCGGTCGTCCGGGATGCTCAAGCGGACACGTACCCGATGCCTTTCGTCCCGTTCGGCTGGTATGCGGTGCTGCGCAGCAAGGAGCTTCCCCGGAACAAGTTGGCGAGCCTGCACTATTTCGGAAAAGCGCTGATCGCTTTCCGAGGGCCGGACGGAAAAGCCACTGTCCGCGACGCCTACTGTCCCCATTACGGCGCGCATCTCGGCGGGGGAAAACTGGTGGACGGCACGGTGGAATGCCCCTTCCATGGCTGGCGGTTCGACGCGCAGGGGGCGTGCGTGCTCGCCCCCTTCTCGCAGCGGACGCCGAAGGTTTCCATAGCCGGACTGCCGGTCCTTGAGCACAGCGGGCTGATCTTCGTGTACGTGGGTCCCGGCGAACCTGCCTGGGAGCCCAAACCAATCCCTGAGACGGTGTCGCATCAGTTCGCGAGCCCTATTGACGACCGAGTTCGCGTTCGAGTGCACATCCAGGAGATGCGCGAGAACATCGTGGACGAGTCGCATTTCCACTACATCCACAAACAAAGCGAACCGCCGATTCAGAACTTGCAGCCAGACGGGCCGTTCGCCGAGTTGCGGGGGAGAATTCGGCGCAGCGTGCTGGGCTTTGAACTCGACAACACCTTCGACTGCTCGATGTACGGGCCCGGTGTGATGGTTGTTCGCACGCACGGCCGCGCGCTGTCCGTGACCGCAATCGCGCTGACAACTCCCGTCGATGACACGACCAGCGAGATCCGCATGCTGTACCTGCTTCGCAAGCCTGCGAAGGCGCCCTTCCTCGTGCCGCTGTACAAGTTCTTGTTCAAACGGCTCGCCTTCCCCGAGGTTCGCCACGAAATGCGGATCTGGGACATGAAGATCCATCAGCCGCGCCCGGTGATGTTGCCGCACG